A part of Chloroflexota bacterium genomic DNA contains:
- a CDS encoding biotin--[acetyl-CoA-carboxylase] ligase produces MELSEYLASLNLPDWRYLSETGSTNDLALAWAGEGAADGSLVLADRQTAGRGRAGRHWMTKSGAAIAMSLVLRPAEAELAYIPRFTALATLGLVSALASKGLNAEIKWPNDVLLAGRKVAGVLVEAFWQGENLEALVVGMGVNVSRGALPPAEECRYPATTIEDERGESVDRWEILAGILHSIFTYRTNLTTDAFMAAWNEKLAFKGEQIAFRLANGQAKHAKVLKVQPDGRLALQVEGQTEPFLAAAGEIEMAGRDG; encoded by the coding sequence ATGGAACTTTCCGAGTACCTGGCCTCTCTCAATCTGCCGGATTGGCGCTATCTCTCCGAGACCGGTTCGACCAACGACCTGGCGCTGGCCTGGGCAGGGGAGGGCGCTGCCGATGGCTCTCTGGTGCTGGCTGACCGGCAGACCGCTGGCAGGGGGCGGGCGGGCCGCCATTGGATGACGAAATCGGGGGCCGCCATCGCGATGAGTTTGGTGCTGCGGCCGGCAGAGGCTGAATTAGCCTATATTCCCCGGTTCACGGCTTTGGCCACTCTCGGGCTGGTGAGTGCCCTGGCTTCAAAGGGTCTGAATGCTGAGATCAAGTGGCCGAATGATGTGCTGCTGGCAGGCCGGAAGGTCGCCGGGGTGCTGGTAGAGGCTTTTTGGCAGGGGGAGAACCTGGAAGCGCTGGTTGTGGGGATGGGGGTGAATGTGTCTCGAGGTGCGCTGCCCCCAGCGGAGGAATGCCGCTATCCGGCGACAACCATTGAGGACGAAAGGGGGGAATCGGTAGACCGTTGGGAAATTCTGGCAGGAATCTTGCATAGTATATTTACCTACCGCACGAACCTGACCACGGATGCCTTTATGGCGGCCTGGAATGAGAAATTGGCCTTCAAAGGAGAGCAGATCGCTTTTCGCTTAGCCAATGGACAGGCAAAACACGCCAAGGTGCTCAAAGTCCAACCGGATGGCAGACTGGCCCTCCAGGTTGAAGGACAAACAGAGCCATTCCTGGCAGCTGCTGGAGAAATTGAAATGGCAGGTCGTGACGGTTAG
- a CDS encoding GyrI-like domain-containing protein, which produces MPKIEVVDFPMTYVVGMLYHGKNEENEIPGLWDILMQREAEVARRDTSAPIAFGISIMGPEWEANHMFDYIAGYPVTDTMDDLPEGMGQFEIPEGQFAVITCPNLASLAEAYDAIYNRWLPDSDYQLDLSFGNFCFELYGEEFNPPAGSEKFYIYLPVAKK; this is translated from the coding sequence ATGCCAAAGATTGAAGTTGTGGATTTTCCAATGACCTATGTAGTTGGGATGCTATACCACGGAAAGAATGAAGAAAATGAAATCCCCGGATTGTGGGATATCCTGATGCAGCGTGAGGCGGAGGTCGCCCGGCGTGACACTTCCGCCCCGATAGCGTTTGGGATCAGTATCATGGGGCCTGAATGGGAAGCCAACCATATGTTTGACTATATCGCGGGGTATCCCGTGACGGACACGATGGATGACTTGCCAGAGGGGATGGGGCAGTTTGAAATCCCTGAAGGCCAATTTGCTGTTATCACCTGCCCGAACCTTGCCAGCCTGGCTGAGGCTTATGATGCCATCTACAACCGCTGGCTGCCGGATTCGGACTATCAGCTGGACCTATCCTTTGGCAATTTCTGCTTTGAGCTCTATGGAGAGGAATTTAATCCACCAGCCGGGTCTGAAAAGTTCTATATTTATCTGCCCGTGGCGAAAAAATAA
- the trpS gene encoding tryptophan--tRNA ligase produces the protein MKPIALTGIKPTGNPHIGNYLGMYRPALNLMENYQGMYFVADYHALTTMRDAQTLRDLVYEVAASWLALGLDPDKAIFFRQSDVPEIPEFAWILACFTSKGLLNRAHAYKDAVDTNLGNNHDPDEGINSGLFYYPVLMAADILLYGSAVVPVGLDQKQHIEITRDIAEAFNRTYGEVLTVPEGIIQEAVKKVPGLDGRKMSKSYDNVIPIFATEKKVRKQVMRIVTDSKRPEDPKDPEGDNLFSLLQFFATPDRLEEIRQLYINGGAAYGDLKKELANLILDEFAEPREKFNALIADKANIDKILNEGAEKARAIAKPILAKARKATGID, from the coding sequence ATGAAACCCATCGCATTGACCGGAATCAAACCCACCGGCAATCCCCACATCGGCAACTACCTCGGCATGTATCGCCCTGCGTTGAACCTGATGGAAAATTACCAGGGGATGTATTTTGTCGCCGATTACCACGCGCTGACCACCATGCGCGACGCCCAGACCCTGCGAGATCTGGTCTATGAGGTCGCAGCCAGCTGGCTGGCCCTGGGGCTCGATCCCGACAAGGCTATCTTCTTCCGCCAATCCGACGTCCCTGAGATCCCAGAATTTGCCTGGATTCTCGCCTGCTTCACCTCCAAAGGACTGCTCAACCGTGCCCATGCCTACAAGGACGCCGTGGATACCAACCTCGGCAACAATCATGACCCCGATGAGGGCATCAACAGCGGCCTGTTTTACTACCCTGTGCTGATGGCAGCCGACATCCTGCTCTATGGCTCCGCCGTCGTGCCTGTAGGCCTGGATCAAAAACAGCATATTGAGATCACCCGTGATATCGCCGAAGCTTTCAACCGAACCTATGGCGAGGTGCTGACTGTTCCCGAAGGCATCATCCAGGAAGCAGTCAAGAAGGTGCCCGGCTTGGATGGCCGCAAGATGAGCAAGAGCTATGACAACGTCATCCCGATCTTTGCCACCGAGAAAAAGGTGCGCAAACAGGTGATGCGGATCGTCACGGACAGCAAACGCCCCGAAGATCCCAAGGACCCCGAGGGTGACAACCTCTTCTCCCTGCTACAGTTCTTCGCCACCCCCGACCGACTGGAAGAAATCCGCCAACTCTATATCAACGGCGGCGCAGCTTATGGTGATCTAAAGAAGGAACTGGCTAACCTGATTCTTGATGAATTTGCGGAACCCCGCGAGAAATTCAATGCCCTAATCGCCGACAAAGCCAACATTGACAAGATTCTGAATGAAGGCGCAGAGAAAGCCCGGGCAATTGCCAAACCGATCCTCGCCAAAGCCCGTAAGGCCACCGGTATCGATTAA
- a CDS encoding bifunctional hydroxymethylpyrimidine kinase/phosphomethylpyrimidine kinase, with the protein MTEPLKAIVIGALNIDLVIQGLPHFAQSDEQVNGQSVRLSPGGKGRNIATMLAPWLAPGQVGMISKLVQDARGLYKIPLDSLESAGISLEGIQLETDRPDELPTLSIFLNQTNGQRASYYLPGRNETLTPAEITQARPLLEKLAANNGILLMTLEMPLETAAFVLAMAHELDLPVMLDPGGQPPEAQVDFAPLFVHPPKWIKPNAEEAERITDVGVQGYKDAKLAAEKLLDQGVEYVLITDGAKGAYGFTKESAFHLPPPELSIPPHSESTGCGDQVLAVLCSQTLAGKDFRPAAELAVRAGTLQFIQVGMLPIRPDNPLLIA; encoded by the coding sequence ATGACCGAACCACTCAAGGCCATTGTCATTGGTGCGTTGAATATTGACCTGGTCATCCAGGGCCTGCCGCATTTTGCCCAGTCCGATGAACAGGTCAACGGTCAATCCGTGCGGCTCTCGCCAGGCGGCAAGGGCCGTAACATCGCAACTATGCTGGCCCCCTGGCTGGCTCCCGGTCAGGTTGGGATGATCAGCAAACTCGTCCAGGATGCACGCGGGCTATATAAAATCCCGCTTGATTCTCTGGAATCTGCAGGGATCAGCCTGGAAGGCATCCAGCTCGAAACGGACCGCCCCGATGAGCTGCCCACCCTCTCCATTTTCCTCAACCAGACCAACGGCCAGCGCGCCAGCTATTACCTGCCAGGGCGCAACGAGACCCTGACCCCCGCTGAGATCACCCAGGCCCGGCCGCTGCTGGAAAAGCTCGCTGCCAACAACGGCATCCTCCTGATGACGCTGGAAATGCCGCTTGAGACGGCTGCCTTTGTCCTGGCAATGGCCCATGAACTGGACCTGCCCGTGATGCTGGACCCCGGCGGACAGCCCCCGGAAGCCCAAGTTGATTTCGCCCCTCTTTTCGTTCACCCGCCTAAATGGATCAAGCCCAACGCAGAGGAAGCTGAAAGGATCACAGATGTCGGTGTGCAGGGCTATAAAGATGCAAAATTAGCGGCTGAGAAACTGCTGGATCAAGGGGTTGAGTATGTGCTGATCACCGATGGCGCGAAGGGCGCCTACGGGTTCACCAAGGAAAGCGCTTTCCATCTCCCCCCACCCGAGCTATCCATCCCACCGCACTCTGAATCAACCGGCTGCGGCGATCAGGTGTTGGCCGTGCTCTGTTCCCAAACTTTGGCAGGCAAGGACTTCCGTCCCGCCGCTGAACTCGCAGTCCGGGCTGGCACACTCCAATTCATCCAGGTCGGCATGCTCCCCATCCGGCCGGATAATCCCCTTCTGATAGCTTGA
- the gyrA gene encoding DNA gyrase subunit A, translated as MPERDSIQQVDIDSQMREAYLDYAMSVIVARALPDVRDGLKPVHRRILYAMRDMGIRANSPHKKSARIVGEVLGKYHPHGDQAVYDAMARMAQDFSMRYMMVDGQGNFGSVDGDSPAAMRYTEARLSKIAEEMLVDLDKETVDFIENFDGSLMEPEVLPSRLPNLLLNGSSGIAVGMATNVPPHNLRELVAAVDHMIDRYDEMDDISVEELMEFLPGPDFPTGGIIVGDEGIRQAYSTGRGRIIMRGKAIIEEMRGGKYKITITEIPYQLNKTTLIERIAELAREGRLDSVVDLRDESDRTGMRIMVELKRGAQPKRVLNQLYKYTPLQSTFGAQILALVNNEPRLLTLKRALQLYLEHRQNVITRKAEYELRKAKARAHILDGLLIALANLDDVIKTIRESKDADVAKQNLMSRFKLSDLQAQAILDMQLRRLAALERQKIMDEHKEVMATIAYLEDLLSHPKKILEIIREDLNEVAEKFGDERRTVISPDADNDLSEEALVKKEEVFVSITQKGYIKRVSESTYRSQGRGGRGVIGQSMKDDEDEVKFFLRCHTLSILLFFTDKGKVYSEKVWQLPDEGRTGRGIPMFNIINIDADEQVTAVVPVADFAGANYCTLATTKGRVKRVHMSEFESVRPSGLIAMNLDDDDNLGWACLTGGEDEIMLVTRDGQALRFAESEIRPMGRQASGVIGIRMRGNDELASMEVVEPKGFLLVVTERGLGKRTPLDEYSPKGRATMGIATIDKRALKTIGLIAEARVVQEVDEISLISSGGIVIRLAVKDISIQGRATRGVTIMNLEKGDTVAAMARIPEIKPGETEEEQ; from the coding sequence ATGCCCGAAAGAGACAGCATCCAACAGGTGGATATTGACAGTCAGATGAGGGAAGCCTACCTCGATTACGCCATGAGCGTGATCGTGGCCCGGGCCCTGCCCGATGTGCGTGACGGCCTCAAGCCCGTCCATCGCCGCATCCTTTACGCCATGCGAGATATGGGCATCCGGGCAAACTCCCCCCACAAGAAATCCGCCAGGATCGTCGGTGAAGTCCTCGGTAAATACCACCCGCACGGCGATCAGGCCGTTTATGACGCCATGGCCCGTATGGCGCAGGATTTCTCCATGCGCTACATGATGGTCGATGGTCAGGGTAACTTCGGGTCAGTCGATGGCGACTCCCCAGCGGCGATGCGTTACACCGAGGCCCGTCTTTCCAAGATCGCCGAGGAAATGCTGGTCGATCTGGACAAGGAAACCGTCGATTTCATCGAGAACTTTGACGGCTCTCTGATGGAACCGGAGGTACTGCCATCCCGCTTGCCCAACCTGCTGCTCAACGGCTCCTCCGGGATCGCCGTGGGGATGGCAACCAACGTTCCACCCCACAATCTACGAGAACTGGTGGCCGCGGTCGATCACATGATTGACCGGTATGATGAAATGGATGACATCAGCGTCGAAGAGTTGATGGAGTTCCTGCCCGGGCCGGATTTCCCCACCGGCGGCATCATCGTTGGCGATGAAGGTATTCGGCAGGCCTACAGTACCGGCCGCGGCCGCATCATCATGCGCGGCAAAGCCATCATCGAAGAGATGCGCGGCGGTAAATATAAAATCACAATCACTGAGATCCCTTATCAGCTTAATAAGACCACGCTGATCGAACGGATCGCTGAACTGGCCCGCGAGGGTCGGCTCGATTCCGTTGTGGACCTGCGTGATGAATCCGACCGGACCGGTATGCGGATCATGGTGGAACTAAAGCGCGGCGCTCAGCCCAAACGGGTGCTGAATCAGCTTTATAAATACACCCCCCTCCAATCCACATTTGGGGCGCAGATCCTGGCTCTGGTCAATAACGAACCCCGCCTACTGACCCTCAAACGGGCGCTCCAGCTCTATCTGGAACACCGCCAGAACGTGATCACCCGCAAAGCGGAATATGAACTAAGGAAGGCCAAAGCCCGGGCACATATCCTGGACGGCTTATTGATCGCACTGGCGAACCTGGATGATGTCATCAAGACCATCCGCGAATCGAAAGACGCTGATGTCGCCAAACAAAACCTGATGTCCCGCTTCAAGCTCAGTGACCTTCAGGCGCAGGCGATCCTTGACATGCAGTTACGCCGTCTGGCAGCCCTCGAGCGTCAGAAGATCATGGATGAGCATAAAGAGGTCATGGCGACCATCGCCTATTTGGAAGATCTGCTCTCCCACCCCAAGAAGATCCTCGAAATCATCAGGGAAGACCTCAACGAAGTGGCTGAAAAATTCGGCGACGAACGCCGCACCGTGATTTCTCCTGATGCCGACAATGACCTCTCGGAAGAAGCACTGGTAAAAAAGGAAGAAGTGTTCGTCAGCATCACCCAGAAGGGTTACATCAAGCGGGTCTCCGAATCCACCTACCGCTCCCAGGGGCGCGGCGGCCGGGGCGTGATCGGCCAATCCATGAAGGATGACGAGGACGAAGTGAAGTTCTTCCTCCGCTGCCACACCCTGAGCATCCTGCTGTTCTTCACGGACAAAGGGAAGGTCTATTCCGAGAAGGTCTGGCAGCTGCCGGACGAAGGGCGCACGGGGCGTGGGATTCCGATGTTCAATATCATTAATATTGATGCCGATGAACAGGTGACTGCAGTAGTGCCCGTGGCTGATTTCGCCGGTGCAAATTACTGCACCCTGGCAACCACCAAAGGTCGAGTGAAACGGGTGCATATGTCCGAATTTGAATCCGTCCGGCCCTCAGGTCTGATCGCCATGAACCTGGACGACGATGACAATCTGGGCTGGGCCTGTCTGACCGGCGGTGAGGACGAGATCATGCTGGTCACTCGGGACGGTCAAGCGCTGCGATTCGCCGAATCCGAGATCCGTCCGATGGGCCGCCAGGCATCCGGTGTGATCGGGATCCGCATGCGCGGCAACGATGAACTAGCCTCGATGGAAGTAGTCGAACCGAAGGGCTTCCTGCTGGTCGTGACCGAACGTGGTCTGGGTAAACGCACCCCGCTGGATGAATATTCCCCCAAGGGACGGGCCACCATGGGCATCGCTACCATTGATAAACGAGCACTCAAGACGATTGGGTTGATCGCAGAAGCCAGAGTCGTGCAGGAAGTAGATGAGATTTCCCTGATCTCCAGCGGCGGAATTGTGATCCGGTTAGCTGTCAAGGATATCTCCATCCAGGGCCGCGCCACCCGCGGGGTCACGATCATGAACCTTGAGAAAGGTGATACAGTCGCTGCAATGGCCCGGATCCCCGAGATAAAGCCCGGCGAAACTGAAGAAGAACAATAA
- the uvrA gene encoding excinuclease ABC subunit UvrA — protein sequence MNPEVIVIRGAKEHNLKDVDITLPRHKLIVLTGVSGSGKSSLAFDTLYAEGQRRYVESLSAFARQFIGQMEKPKVDYIGGLSPAIAIEQKPVSRNPRSTVATVTEVADYLRVLFARVGTPHCPVCGRELHAQSAQEIVEQVANLAAGVRFQVLAPLARQRKGTFKDVFAQAKADGFNRVRVDGETLDLSEKIKLDKNKKHVIDLVVDRLAAHERDTEGYGDYITRLTDSVETALKMGEGVLVIDRGEEDGDWLLSESLSCPDCGVSFPELEPTMFSFNSPLGFCPTCNGLGELYEFDPEMIIDPTRTVGEGAVRTWGELNKKKKSYLHQAATQILGKYGADFNTPWTEISEEGRNAILHGGVQVKSTWESDRGSGEYEYVTEGVFKVIKRRYRQTTSEGARRWYQSFMSQQPCPVCHGKRLRPESLAVTIGGKNIDDVMHLNIREAGRWAQEISEVLTPEQMVIAEEVLKEIQGRLTFLLNVGLHYLTLSRSAPTLSGGEGQRIRLASQIGCGLVGVLYVLDEPTIGLHQRDNQRLLETLESLRDMGNTVVVVEHDEETMRTADFIVDLGPGAGIKGGEVVAAGPLEDILSNPASLTGQYLNHDLIVHSPHEKRRPVNGKWLALYGAQQNNLKDITVRFPLGLFTCVTGVSGSGKSSLVAQTLQPLLARELHRAQSKPGKFDHLEGLEHVHKVVNITQDPIGRTPRSNPATYVNVWTDIRSLFALTPEAKLRGYAGGRFSFNVKGGRCEACQGYGRKKVEMHFLPDVWVTCNVCKGRRFNRETLQIKYKGKSIADVLDMDVDEGLEFFENVPKIKRILQTLSDVGLGYIKLGQSATTLSGGEAQRVKLAKELARVSTGDTVYILDEPTTGLHFADIQKLLDVLHRLTDAGNTVIVIEHNLDVVKTADWLIDLGPEGGDEGGQIVAEGTPEDVAENEKSYTGAFLREILDMPT from the coding sequence ATGAACCCTGAAGTCATCGTCATCCGCGGCGCAAAGGAACATAACCTGAAGGATGTGGATATCACTCTGCCGCGTCATAAATTAATCGTCCTGACGGGAGTCTCGGGCAGTGGGAAATCCTCCTTGGCTTTTGATACCCTCTATGCCGAAGGTCAGCGCCGCTATGTGGAATCGCTTTCCGCCTTCGCCCGCCAGTTCATCGGCCAGATGGAAAAGCCAAAAGTGGACTATATCGGCGGCCTCAGTCCGGCCATCGCCATTGAGCAGAAGCCGGTCTCCCGCAACCCGCGCTCGACCGTGGCGACTGTGACCGAGGTGGCGGACTACCTGCGGGTGCTCTTTGCGCGGGTGGGGACGCCACACTGCCCGGTCTGCGGGCGTGAATTGCATGCCCAATCGGCGCAGGAAATTGTGGAACAGGTGGCGAATCTGGCAGCGGGGGTCCGTTTTCAGGTGCTGGCCCCACTGGCACGGCAGCGGAAGGGAACTTTCAAGGATGTCTTTGCCCAGGCCAAGGCGGATGGCTTCAACCGCGTGCGGGTGGATGGCGAAACGCTCGACCTGAGCGAGAAGATCAAGCTGGATAAGAATAAGAAACACGTCATTGATCTGGTCGTGGACCGGCTGGCGGCGCATGAACGCGACACGGAAGGCTACGGTGATTACATCACCCGCCTGACCGATTCGGTTGAAACGGCGCTCAAAATGGGTGAGGGTGTGTTGGTAATCGACCGGGGGGAAGAGGACGGCGATTGGCTGCTCTCAGAGAGTCTATCCTGCCCAGATTGCGGTGTGAGCTTCCCGGAACTGGAACCGACCATGTTCAGCTTTAACTCACCCCTGGGTTTTTGCCCGACCTGCAACGGCTTGGGCGAGTTGTATGAATTTGACCCGGAAATGATCATCGACCCGACCCGGACGGTGGGTGAGGGCGCTGTGCGCACCTGGGGTGAGCTGAATAAGAAAAAGAAATCCTACCTGCACCAGGCAGCCACCCAGATTTTGGGCAAGTATGGTGCGGATTTTAATACACCCTGGACTGAGATTTCGGAAGAGGGTCGGAATGCGATTCTGCACGGCGGGGTCCAGGTGAAGAGCACCTGGGAGAGCGACCGGGGTTCAGGTGAATATGAATATGTGACCGAGGGCGTTTTTAAAGTCATCAAGCGCCGCTACCGGCAGACGACCTCTGAGGGGGCGCGCCGCTGGTATCAGAGCTTCATGAGCCAGCAGCCCTGCCCGGTTTGTCATGGAAAGCGCCTAAGGCCCGAGAGTCTGGCTGTGACCATTGGCGGAAAGAACATTGATGATGTGATGCACCTCAACATCCGTGAGGCAGGCAGGTGGGCGCAGGAGATCAGCGAAGTCCTCACGCCCGAACAGATGGTGATTGCGGAAGAAGTGCTCAAGGAGATTCAGGGGCGGCTGACCTTCCTGTTGAATGTCGGCTTGCACTATTTGACCCTCAGCCGATCCGCCCCAACCCTTTCGGGTGGTGAAGGCCAGCGGATTCGCCTGGCGAGTCAGATCGGCTGCGGGCTGGTGGGCGTGCTGTATGTGCTAGATGAGCCAACAATTGGCCTGCACCAGAGGGACAATCAGCGCCTGCTGGAAACGCTGGAAAGCCTGCGGGATATGGGCAATACCGTGGTGGTGGTTGAGCATGATGAAGAGACCATGCGCACCGCAGATTTCATTGTGGACCTCGGCCCTGGCGCGGGGATCAAGGGCGGGGAAGTGGTGGCTGCCGGACCCCTCGAGGATATCCTGAGTAATCCAGCTTCCCTGACCGGCCAATATCTCAACCACGACCTGATCGTGCACTCCCCGCATGAAAAACGCCGCCCGGTGAATGGCAAATGGCTGGCACTTTATGGTGCCCAACAGAATAACCTCAAGGACATCACTGTCCGCTTCCCGCTGGGCCTGTTCACCTGCGTGACCGGGGTGAGCGGCAGCGGGAAGTCCTCCCTGGTGGCGCAGACCCTCCAACCCTTACTGGCCAGGGAACTGCACCGGGCACAGAGTAAACCCGGTAAATTTGACCATCTCGAAGGGCTGGAACATGTCCATAAGGTGGTTAATATCACGCAAGACCCCATTGGCCGGACACCGCGCTCCAACCCGGCAACCTATGTCAACGTTTGGACCGACATCCGCTCGCTTTTTGCGCTGACACCTGAAGCCAAACTGCGCGGCTATGCCGGCGGACGGTTCAGTTTCAACGTCAAGGGCGGCCGCTGTGAGGCCTGTCAGGGTTACGGGCGCAAAAAGGTAGAGATGCATTTCCTGCCGGATGTCTGGGTGACCTGCAATGTCTGCAAGGGACGGCGCTTCAATCGGGAAACCCTGCAGATCAAATATAAGGGCAAGTCGATCGCCGATGTGTTGGATATGGATGTGGATGAGGGACTGGAGTTTTTCGAGAATGTTCCCAAGATCAAACGCATCCTCCAGACCCTCTCCGATGTTGGTTTGGGCTACATCAAGCTGGGCCAAAGCGCGACGACGCTCTCAGGGGGTGAGGCGCAGCGGGTCAAACTGGCGAAGGAGCTGGCCCGGGTCAGCACTGGTGATACGGTATATATCTTGGATGAACCAACCACCGGCCTGCACTTCGCGGATATCCAAAAGCTGCTGGACGTGCTGCACCGGCTGACGGATGCCGGGAATACGGTGATTGTGATTGAGCATAACCTGGATGTGGTCAAAACCGCAGATTGGTTGATTGACCTCGGCCCGGAAGGCGGCGATGAGGGCGGCCAGATTGTGGCGGAGGGGACGCCGGAAGACGTCGCTGAGAATGAGAAAAGTTATACCGGCGCCTTCCTCCGGGAGATATTGGATATGCCAACCTAA
- a CDS encoding HAD-IIA family hydrolase, with the protein MREEKQERRLEDIQCFLMDMDGTIYLGDQLLPGAREWLELLDSNCIAYTFLTNNSSRSRVEYAQKLQRLGLPVPEEKIFTSGEATAIYLEKNYPGATMKVFGTPPLLEEFERHGFTLTDEDPDVVVLGFDTTLTYEKLWKLCDLVVAGKPYIATHPDINCPTETGYKPDIGAMMALVASSTGRRPDEIVGKPNWPIVEALAAKTGFPIHTHCMIGDRLYTDIALGQWGIATALVLSGESSAEDLAVSHYKPDFVAKDIAEMGDLLLRALAA; encoded by the coding sequence ATGCGCGAAGAGAAGCAAGAACGCCGATTGGAAGATATCCAGTGCTTCCTGATGGATATGGACGGCACGATCTATCTGGGGGACCAGTTGCTGCCCGGCGCACGGGAATGGCTGGAATTACTTGATTCCAATTGTATTGCCTATACTTTCCTGACCAATAATTCCTCGCGCTCCCGCGTGGAATATGCCCAAAAGCTGCAGCGGCTGGGGCTGCCTGTGCCGGAAGAAAAGATATTCACCTCCGGTGAGGCCACTGCGATCTATCTTGAGAAGAATTACCCTGGTGCGACGATGAAAGTGTTTGGAACACCGCCGCTGTTGGAGGAATTTGAGCGGCATGGCTTTACGCTCACCGATGAGGACCCGGATGTGGTGGTGCTGGGTTTTGATACGACCCTGACCTATGAGAAGCTATGGAAGCTGTGTGATTTGGTGGTGGCCGGAAAACCATATATCGCCACGCACCCGGATATCAATTGCCCAACCGAGACCGGCTATAAACCTGATATTGGTGCGATGATGGCTTTGGTGGCTTCCTCGACGGGCCGCCGTCCGGATGAGATCGTGGGCAAACCCAATTGGCCGATTGTGGAGGCCCTTGCCGCCAAGACCGGTTTCCCAATTCACACCCATTGCATGATTGGCGACCGGTTATACACCGATATCGCCCTGGGTCAATGGGGAATTGCCACGGCGTTGGTACTCAGCGGGGAATCGAGCGCAGAAGATCTGGCTGTTTCCCACTATAAGCCCGATTTTGTGGCGAAAGATATTGCGGAGATGGGGGATCTGTTGCTGAGGGCATTGGCGGCGTGA